A stretch of the Duncaniella dubosii genome encodes the following:
- a CDS encoding cobyric acid synthase — MEQLSPIMLAGTGSDVGKSLIATGLCRIFRQDGYNPAPFKAQNMALNSYATPDGFEIGRAQAVQAEAAGIACSTDMNPILLKPSGEHTSQVVINGRPAGNRDSYSYFRKEGREELRKVVHNAFDRLSQRFNPIVMEGAGSIAEINLRDSDLVNMSMARHADADVILVADIDRGGVFASAYGSIMLQSEDDRRRIKGIIVNKFRGDMRLFESGRRMMEEICGVPVIGVVPYAGDIHIEEEDSVALGLKATKSVTDKVNVAVVLLRHISNFTDFNVLERNPGVNLFYTDNPDALLSADIVIIPGSKSTLSDLSELRRNGLAKAIVSARDNGKTVIGICGGYQIMGIEVSDPDGIEGSLRSLPGLGLLPVKTVLSGSKVTRQVSFSFLGENKPCNGYEIHMGRTETKGKATSLNTILDDGTADGCFVDDRCFGSYIHGLLDNETVVSYLISPYLKEKRNEKFDYTAYKEEQYDLLADHLRKHIDIDKLYKIMKHHD, encoded by the coding sequence ATGGAACAATTGTCACCCATAATGCTTGCCGGGACGGGCAGTGATGTCGGCAAGAGCCTTATCGCCACCGGGCTTTGCCGTATTTTCAGGCAGGATGGCTATAATCCCGCGCCATTCAAGGCTCAGAACATGGCTCTCAACTCCTATGCCACCCCCGACGGGTTTGAAATCGGACGCGCACAGGCCGTTCAGGCCGAGGCAGCCGGGATAGCATGCAGCACCGACATGAATCCGATTCTGCTGAAACCATCGGGCGAACACACATCGCAGGTTGTCATAAACGGCCGCCCTGCAGGAAACCGCGACTCATATTCCTACTTCCGCAAGGAAGGGCGCGAAGAACTGCGAAAGGTAGTCCACAATGCCTTCGACCGCCTGTCGCAGCGCTTCAACCCGATAGTGATGGAGGGCGCAGGAAGTATTGCGGAAATAAATCTCCGTGACAGCGACCTCGTCAACATGTCGATGGCCCGACATGCAGATGCGGATGTCATACTCGTGGCCGATATCGACCGGGGAGGTGTGTTTGCAAGCGCCTACGGCTCGATAATGCTACAGTCCGAGGATGACCGGCGACGCATCAAAGGCATTATCGTCAACAAATTTCGTGGCGACATGCGGCTGTTTGAGAGCGGACGGCGGATGATGGAAGAGATATGCGGTGTGCCTGTAATCGGAGTCGTCCCCTACGCCGGTGACATCCATATCGAGGAGGAGGATTCGGTGGCGTTGGGACTCAAAGCAACAAAGAGCGTGACCGACAAGGTAAATGTAGCGGTCGTATTGCTCAGACACATCTCGAATTTCACAGATTTCAATGTGCTCGAACGCAATCCCGGCGTGAATCTGTTCTATACGGACAATCCCGATGCCCTGTTGTCGGCCGACATAGTAATCATCCCCGGAAGCAAATCTACTCTTTCAGACCTCAGCGAACTGCGACGCAACGGGCTTGCAAAAGCCATCGTCAGTGCAAGAGACAACGGAAAGACGGTCATCGGAATCTGTGGCGGCTACCAAATCATGGGCATCGAGGTGAGCGACCCCGACGGGATTGAAGGCAGTCTCCGAAGCCTCCCCGGACTCGGGCTGCTGCCGGTGAAGACAGTGCTTTCCGGATCGAAGGTGACACGGCAGGTGAGTTTCAGTTTCCTCGGGGAGAACAAGCCCTGCAACGGTTACGAAATCCACATGGGACGTACCGAGACCAAAGGGAAGGCCACTTCTCTTAACACCATACTTGACGACGGGACAGCCGACGGATGCTTTGTCGATGACCGTTGCTTCGGCAGCTATATACACGGACTGCTCGACAATGAAACAGTGGTCAGCTACCTCATCTCGCCGTATCTGAAAGAGAAGCGCAACGAGAAGTTCGACTATACGGCCTACAAGGAGGAGCAATATGACCTGCTCGCCGACCATCTGAGAAAACATATCGATATCGACAAACTCTATAAAATCATGAAACACCATGATTGA
- a CDS encoding aminotransferase class I/II-fold pyridoxal phosphate-dependent enzyme, which produces MIDGHGDDSFRYGTRIRHNFSTNIYSDVDHSALIDFLADKAAGIKSYPEPRPESIERLIAMKLGIGKGNVMVTNGATEAIYLTAHLFHGGKSAIVSPTFREYQDACAMYGHSVTFISSLSEIPSDTTCVWLCNPNNPTGKTVDRDSILETAAKNPGAVFIIDQAYSDYTLQPLVTPAEAAGIGNLMILSSLTKRFAVPGLRIGYAVGSEKLMSEIGKMRMPWSVNQLAIEAARFLINHSDDYVIDSRGLHAEALRIGKEMAGMGIKSTGTDCNFLLAKLPQGKKASQLKDFLIDRYGILIRDASNFEGLDGSYFRIAAQRHEENDLLLTALREWMSQS; this is translated from the coding sequence ATGATTGACGGACACGGAGACGACTCGTTTCGCTACGGCACACGCATACGCCATAATTTCAGTACAAACATCTACTCTGATGTCGACCATTCGGCGCTTATCGACTTTCTGGCCGATAAGGCCGCAGGCATTAAATCATATCCCGAACCAAGACCGGAGTCCATCGAACGGCTCATAGCCATGAAACTCGGAATCGGCAAAGGAAATGTGATGGTGACAAACGGCGCGACAGAGGCCATTTATCTCACAGCTCATCTGTTTCACGGCGGGAAATCGGCAATCGTCAGTCCGACGTTCCGTGAATATCAGGATGCGTGCGCAATGTATGGCCACTCGGTCACATTTATCTCCTCGCTCTCCGAAATTCCGTCTGACACTACCTGCGTGTGGCTGTGCAATCCCAACAACCCGACTGGAAAGACTGTCGACAGAGATTCAATACTTGAGACAGCTGCCAAAAATCCGGGGGCGGTCTTCATTATCGACCAAGCCTACAGCGACTACACCTTGCAGCCGCTCGTCACCCCTGCGGAGGCTGCCGGAATCGGCAACCTCATGATTCTAAGCTCGCTCACAAAGCGCTTCGCAGTGCCGGGGCTAAGGATAGGCTATGCCGTCGGCAGCGAAAAACTTATGTCGGAAATCGGAAAAATGCGCATGCCTTGGTCTGTCAACCAGCTTGCAATCGAGGCTGCCCGATTCCTCATCAATCACAGTGACGACTATGTGATTGATTCACGCGGACTCCACGCGGAAGCTCTCAGAATCGGGAAAGAAATGGCCGGGATGGGAATTAAGTCGACTGGAACCGACTGCAACTTTCTGCTCGCAAAACTTCCTCAAGGCAAAAAAGCCTCACAGCTCAAAGATTTCCTCATCGACAGATATGGAATCCTGATTCGCGATGCTTCTAATTTCGAAGGTCTCGACGGAAGCTATTTCCGCATCGCCGCCCAACGCCATGAAGAAAACGATTTACTTTTAACAGCTTTAAGAGAATGGATGTCGCAATCATAA
- the cbiB gene encoding adenosylcobinamide-phosphate synthase CbiB, whose amino-acid sequence MDVAIIKLLPLLLAWCLDLIFGDPARLPHLIVGFGKSISFFEHRLNSGQHRMAKGACVAVGLILSAYIATWVLISLLTPYIWIKTAVETIIIFYCLAGTTLIREVKMVFKALDRSLDAGRRQVARIVGRDTGQLSATEIRTAALETLSENLSDGVVAPLFWYALLGVPGIVAYKMVNTLDSMIGYRNARYKAFGCVAARIDDVTNFIPARLTALLMVIASGQPSLLGFVGKFGCRHASPNSGYPEAALAGALDCRFGGPHDYFGETVHKPFIGENERELTTADMRKAVRINRIAETICVVLAGAVRFLIVEML is encoded by the coding sequence ATGGATGTCGCAATCATAAAACTTCTGCCTCTGCTCCTTGCATGGTGTCTCGACCTTATTTTCGGAGACCCGGCCCGTCTGCCACACCTCATAGTCGGATTCGGAAAATCAATCTCGTTTTTCGAACACCGTCTCAACAGCGGTCAGCACAGAATGGCCAAGGGGGCTTGCGTGGCTGTCGGACTCATACTGTCAGCATATATCGCAACGTGGGTGCTCATCAGTCTGCTCACTCCATATATATGGATAAAGACGGCTGTCGAAACCATTATAATATTCTATTGCCTTGCCGGGACTACACTTATCCGCGAAGTAAAAATGGTATTCAAGGCCCTCGACCGTTCGCTCGATGCCGGACGCAGACAGGTGGCACGCATTGTCGGACGCGACACCGGGCAGCTTTCAGCTACAGAAATCAGGACTGCCGCACTCGAAACACTGTCGGAAAACCTGAGCGACGGTGTGGTCGCGCCCTTGTTCTGGTATGCCCTGCTCGGTGTCCCCGGAATAGTGGCCTACAAGATGGTCAACACTCTTGACTCGATGATTGGCTACCGCAACGCACGCTACAAGGCGTTCGGATGTGTGGCGGCACGGATCGACGACGTTACCAACTTTATCCCTGCCCGGCTCACGGCATTGCTCATGGTGATTGCGTCGGGACAGCCAAGTCTACTCGGTTTCGTCGGAAAATTCGGATGTCGCCATGCAAGCCCCAACAGCGGCTACCCGGAAGCAGCCCTTGCCGGAGCACTCGACTGCCGTTTCGGAGGTCCTCACGACTATTTCGGCGAGACCGTCCACAAGCCATTCATCGGAGAAAACGAGCGCGAACTGACCACTGCCGACATGCGCAAGGCTGTACGCATCAACCGCATCGCCGAAACAATATGTGTGGTTCTGGCAGGGGCGGTCAGATTTCTGATTGTAGAAATGCTTTAA